Proteins encoded in a region of the Anopheles ziemanni chromosome 2, idAnoZiCoDA_A2_x.2, whole genome shotgun sequence genome:
- the LOC131282491 gene encoding juvenile hormone esterase-like — MARIVVLFLFLVVHCVVSCTSSSNKEGSPLIAASRKLNESSCHPKEQLRPPRICIGDGCLLGTFMDGLKAGPFEAFFGIPFARPPVGELRFANPVPNDPWTEETYNATSEKSMCLQRNDLLADPTVQGSEDCLYLNVYRPKGCDNSTRKLPVMVYIHGGGFFAGTASPWVVGPEYIMDTGRVILVTIQYRLGVLGFLSTGDAAAPGNFGLKDQTLALQWVQRNIGHFGGDPRLVTIVGQSAGATSVHMHMISPLSRGLFQRAIMMSGNALVPWNIPTENPLTLARATARVVGVEGSEKLSTRKLIEALQTVPGEKLVANTKLLKSWSIDPLTLFRPVVESRNSPVAFLVEKPTVSWQTGKYQQVPWLAGFVPNEGAVRALAIFKNEQLLSELKSNFTTILPILLERPPSNTLFERVRSRFFKDSTPAEPIRSEDLQSFIDLYSEAAFTYPIQLGVKQYAAIADTVQAPVGVYKFSFKGRYSYSAIYAAGDTGDYGVVHCDDLNFLFRSPAIFPDYPAGSPELRMVDTFVNFFIDFAINGRSTPLAPYRECKNENRIYQSMDCDVQEFTRDGDNVKVKVFNGRNEDMFAFWKDFY; from the exons ATGGCACGCATTGTGGTACTGTTTCTCTTTCTCGTGGTGCACTGTGTCGTGTCGTGCACGAGTAGTAGTAACAAGGAGGGAAGTCCTCTGATTGCGGCCTCAAGGAAACTGAACGAATCATCCTGCCACCCAAAGGAGCAGCTGCGACCACCAAGGATTTGCATCGGAGACGGTTGCCTGCTGGGCACGTTTATGGACGGGCTGAAGGCGGGTCCGTTCGAGGCTTTCTTCGGCATTCCGTTTGCCAGGCCCCCGGTTGGTGAGCTGCGCTTTGCG AACCCGGTGCCCAACGACCCATGGACCGAGGAAACCTACAATGCAACCAGCGAGAAGTCAATGTGCCTCCAAAGGAACGATCTGCTAGCGGATCCCACCGTCCAAGGCAGTGAAGATTGCCTCTATCTAAACGTCTACCGACCGAAG GGCTGCGATAACTCTACCCGGAAGCTTCCGGTCATGGTGTACATCCACGGCGGAGGGTTCTTCGCCGGCACGGCTAGCCCTTGGGTCGTGGGCCCCGAGTACATCATGGATACCGGTCGTGTCATCCTCGTAACCATCCAGTATCGTCTCGGGGTGCTCGGATTCCTCTCGACCGGCGATGCGGCCGCTCCGGGAAACTTTGGCCTAAAGGATCAAACGCTCGCGCTGCAATGGGTACAGCGGAACATAGGCCACTTCGGTGGAGATCCACGTTTGGTGACGATCGTTGGGCAAAGTGCGGGAGCAACGTCGGTTCACATGCACATGATCAGTCCGCTCAGTCGGGGCTTGTTCCAGCGAGCCATCATGATGAGTGGAAACGCGCTCGTACCTTGGAACATTCCGACCGAGAATCCGCTCACGCTGGCCAGGGCTACGGCGCGTGTGGTCGGTGTAGAAGGCAGCGAGAAACTTTCCACCCGTAAACTAATCGAAGCACTGCAGACCGTACCGGGCGAGAAGCTTGTAGCGAATACGAAGCTACTGAAG AGTTGGTCCATCGATCCCCTCACGCTCTTCCGGCCGGTGGTGGAGTCAAGGAACTCACCCGTTGCTTTTCTCGTGGAAAAACCGACTGTGAGCTGGCAAACCGGTAAATATCAGCAGGTACCGTGGTTGGCCGGGTTCGTGCCCAACGAGGGTGCCGTACGAGCACTGGCGATCTTCAAGAACGAGCAGCTCTTGAGCGAGCTCAAGAGCAACTTCACCACCATCCTTCCAATCCTGCTGGAACGGCCACCCTCCAATACACTGTTCGAGCGCGTTCGGTCGCGGTTCTTCAAGGATTCAACCCCGGCCGAGCCCATTCGTTCGGAGGATTTACAATCATTCATCGAT CTCTACAGTGAAGCGGCGTTCACCTATCCAATACAGTTGGGAGTGAAGCAATACGCGGCCATCGCCGACACCGTCCAGGCACCGGTCGGGGTGTACAAATTCTCCTTCAAAGGCCGCTACTCCTACTCCGCCATCTATGCCGCCGGGGACACCGGCGACTACGGTGTGGTTCACTGTGACGACCTTAACTTTCTCTTCCGATCGCCAGCGATCTTCCCGGACTATCCTGCCGGATCGCCCGAGCTGCGGATGGTAGACACATTCGTTAACTTTTTCATCGACTTCGCCATCAATGG TCGCTCAACACCGCTCGCCCCGTACCGCGAATGTAAGAACGAAAACCGAATCTACCAATCGATGGACTGTGACGTACAGGAGTTCACGCGCGACGGGGATAACGTTAAGGTGAAGGTGTTCAACGGACGCAACGAGGATATGTTTGCCTTCTGGAAGGATTTCTACTGA
- the LOC131282503 gene encoding juvenile hormone esterase-like — protein sequence MSLGVLVVPVFLVLSSSATVSTGRPAAQNVPRVCIEEGCLRGTWMRSVQGERFQAFIGIPYAKPPIGELRFADPVPNSRWEEDELDTTGRFPRAPCLQHNLFLPGRGVEGKEDCLYLNVYRSEKSRKDIDSNVNTTSTALPTIVYIHGGGYMAGYTSPLVSGAEKLMDHSVILVTVAYRLGAFGFLSTGDEAASGNFGLKDQRLALRWVSRNIQAFGGDPQLVTIMGQSAGGASVQLQMMHLGNEGLFQRAISLSGSALSVWSTPRPDPERLARHQAALVGVEGADTMSTSELVQALRAVDADLFVRNFAGFTNGSRYPMIVYGPTVEKATVKDAFLTETPLKLWSQGAILHTPWLTGTLPNDGFVFSAPILRESDCSKDTLSQQQTLLLNVLRGAHNSNAFPLLKERFFTNATSVGECFTKENIHIITKIFNEAFFVYPMTLSVQQHLHHKTKANTSGAPVYLYQFNYQGQNSYSSIFVNEEDESVTRDFGIVHCDELLYIFRAPVLFPDFQRGSPDAKVSHRFTKFLVDFARTG from the exons ATGTCACTCGGTGTGCTCGTTGTTCCGGTGTTTTTAGTGCTGTCGTCGTCTGCCACGGTCTCGACCGGCCGACCCGCTGCTCAGAATGTGCCCCGTGTCTGCATCGAAGAAGGGTGTCTGCGTGGGACGTGGATGAGAAGTGTGCAAGGTGAAAGATTCCAGGCGTTCATTGGGATACCTTACGCGAAGCCACCGATCGGAGAGCTACGCTTTGCCGATCCCGTGCCGAACAGTCGCTGGGAGGAAGATGAGCTAGACACTACCGGGCGGTTTCCGCGTGCACCATGTCTCCAACACAATCTCTTCCTTCCCGGACGGGGAGTTGAGGGTAAGGAGGACTGTCTCTATCTGAACGTCTATCGATCGGAGAAGTCGAGGAAAGATATCGACAGCAATGTGAATACAACCTCCACGGCGTTGCCAACCATTGTGTACATTCACGGTGGTGGCTACATGGCCGGTTACACGTCGCCATTGGTCAGCGGAGCGGAAAAACTGATGGACCACTCGGTCATTCTTGTGACCGTCGCGTACCGGCTCGGGGCGTTCGGGTTTCTGTCGACGGGTGATGAAGCTGCCAGTGGAAACTTTGGTCTGAAGGATCAACGATTAGCCCTACGATGGGTCTCCCGAAACATCCAAGCGTTCGGAGGTGATCCTCAGTTAGTTACGATTATGGGTCAGAGTGCGGGCGGTGCGTCGGTTCAGCTGCAGATGATGCATCTCGGCAACGAAGGACTCTTCCAGCGAGCTATTAGCCTCAGTGGAAGTGCTCTTTCGGTGTGGAGTACACCACGACCCGATCCGGAACGCCTTGCTCGTCATCAGGCCGCCCTGGTGGGAGTTGAGGGTGCGGATACTATGTCCACCAGCGAGTTGGTGCAAGCGCTCCGGGCAGTGGATGCTGATCTTTTTGTCAGAAACTTTGCTGGCTTTACG AATGGTTCCCGCTACCCCATGATCGTCTATGGACCCACTGTGGAGAAAGCAACCGTTAAAGATGCCTTTCTAACCGAAACACCTCTGAAGTTGTGGTCTCAAGGTGCCATTCTACACACCCCATGGTTGACCGGAACCCTACCAAACGATGGCTTTGTCTTCAGCGCTCCCATACTGAGAGAATCGGACTGTTCGAAGGATACGTTGAGCCAACAGCAGACACTCCTATTGAACGTACTCCGTGGGGCGCATAACTCAAACGCCTTTCCACTGCTAAAGGAACGATTCTTCACCAATGCAACATCGGTTGGCGAATGTTTtacgaaagaaaacatccaCATTATAACGAAG ATATTCAACGAAGCCTTCTTCGTGTACCCGATGACACTAAGTGTCCAGCAACATTTGCACCataaaacgaaagcaaacaccTCCGGCGCGCCGGTCTATCTGTACCAGTTCAACTATCAAGGccaaaattcatattcatCCATCTTCGTGAACGAAGAAGATGAAAGCGTCACGCGGGACTTTGGCATTGTGCATTGCGATGAGCTGCTTTACATATTCCGCGCACCGGTACTGTTTCCGGACTTTCAGCGTGGCTCGCCGGACGCCAAGGTGTCGCACCGGTTCACCAAGTTTCTGGTCGACTTTGCCCGAACGGGGTAG